The Cohnella abietis genome has a segment encoding these proteins:
- a CDS encoding DEAD/DEAH box helicase: MKVVMPTEAQMQALLSGKSSSMNVRLELQSQEIRLQKGFDRLVCLSEIEIEPRPWQTDAALKVLRDMQGSAILADEVGLGKTIEAGLIIKELYTRGLIKSVLILVPAPLVEQWKEELNEKFNIELKDSRELGWETSNFIITSIPGLVRSEERKRKISERTFDLLVVDEAHCLKNHTTATYKFIYSISKINTLLMSATPIQNDIRELYNLVNILKPGYLSSRKLFREEYIINRYTPKNIQNLKELLNNVMIRNRRANTLVELPRRHVYSMEIELSDIEREFHNQVIDFCRNIYRKYVDGQIPIGWDKTEINLIVLILMMLLKQNCSSPQSTLRTLKNRMLPRLSGLDDQKICEDLIGFGESISVPTKTLELLKIIKANNNQVIVYSEYLPTIEMLKSVFTEQGVTFTTYQGGLSSSEKQMAIERFRNGECQVFISTESGGQGLNLQFCHRLINYDLPWNPMRIEQRIGRVHRFGQVNDVEIFTMPTKGTIDEYLLYILTSKVNLFEIVIGELDTILSYMKVEDDSLEVRIGKIILESANASEIEHKLRAIGEDMLKAKQELEGDIDQTTKILDHIGVGA, translated from the coding sequence TTGAAAGTAGTTATGCCTACAGAAGCTCAGATGCAAGCACTATTATCGGGTAAATCTTCGAGCATGAACGTCAGATTGGAACTTCAGTCTCAGGAAATTCGTCTCCAAAAAGGATTTGATCGTTTAGTATGTCTTTCGGAAATAGAAATAGAACCACGCCCATGGCAAACTGATGCAGCATTGAAAGTATTGCGTGATATGCAAGGGAGCGCGATATTAGCTGACGAGGTCGGTCTAGGAAAAACAATAGAAGCAGGATTAATTATAAAAGAACTTTACACTAGAGGGCTCATTAAGTCCGTATTAATACTTGTACCTGCCCCACTTGTGGAACAATGGAAAGAAGAATTAAATGAGAAATTTAATATTGAACTTAAAGACAGCAGAGAGTTAGGATGGGAGACATCTAACTTTATTATTACATCCATTCCTGGGCTTGTGCGTTCTGAGGAAAGAAAACGAAAAATCAGTGAACGTACTTTTGATCTCCTTGTTGTGGATGAAGCACACTGTCTTAAAAATCACACTACAGCTACATACAAGTTCATTTATAGCATAAGTAAGATAAACACCTTGCTCATGTCTGCTACACCTATCCAAAACGACATTAGAGAATTATATAATCTAGTGAACATACTAAAACCAGGGTATTTAAGTAGTCGAAAATTATTTAGAGAAGAGTATATTATTAACCGTTATACACCCAAAAACATTCAAAACCTAAAAGAACTTCTTAATAATGTAATGATTAGAAATCGAAGAGCTAATACATTAGTGGAGTTACCAAGACGACATGTTTATAGCATGGAGATCGAGCTGTCTGATATCGAAAGAGAGTTTCATAATCAGGTGATAGATTTCTGTAGAAATATTTATCGTAAGTACGTCGATGGTCAAATTCCTATTGGCTGGGATAAAACGGAAATCAATTTAATTGTTCTCATTCTAATGATGCTTCTAAAGCAAAATTGCAGCAGCCCACAATCAACTTTGAGGACCCTTAAGAATCGAATGCTTCCGCGGTTATCAGGACTAGATGATCAGAAAATATGTGAAGATCTTATTGGTTTCGGTGAAAGTATCAGTGTTCCTACAAAAACATTAGAACTATTGAAAATTATAAAAGCCAATAACAATCAGGTCATCGTATATTCTGAATATCTTCCAACCATCGAAATGTTAAAGTCTGTGTTTACTGAGCAAGGTGTGACATTTACAACTTATCAGGGAGGTCTCTCCTCGAGTGAAAAGCAAATGGCTATTGAACGATTTCGTAATGGAGAATGCCAGGTTTTTATATCAACAGAATCAGGTGGACAAGGTCTCAATCTACAATTCTGTCATCGATTGATCAATTATGACCTTCCGTGGAACCCGATGAGAATCGAACAACGGATTGGAAGAGTGCATCGCTTTGGACAAGTAAATGATGTTGAGATATTTACGATGCCAACTAAAGGAACAATTGATGAGTACCTACTGTATATTCTAACCTCGAAAGTTAATTTATTCGAAATTGTCATTGGGGAGCTAGATACGATCCTCTCCTATATGAAAGTTGAAGACGATTCACTCGAAGTTAGAATAGGCAAGATCATTTTAGAATCTGCCAATGCATCCGAAATTGAACATAAACTAAGAGCGATCGGTGAAGATATGCTTAAAGCCAAACAAGAGTTGGAAGGGGATATTGATCAGACAACAAAAATATTAGATCATATCGGAGTAGGTGCCTAA
- a CDS encoding response regulator: MYKLLFVDDEVLVREAIRYQMNWAEYGFECIGVSQDGIEALEFVENNRPDVVLTDIGMPFMDGLELTRELAERYPSIKVIILTGYDDFEYAQQAIKLNAVDYILKPVTPEEIGGVLGKLKSELDLSMRERQDYEHLKRHLTESWPLLRERFLERMMTSQMSEKEKGEGWDYFQMNWKGSHVVELVMVVEDFLWSQPVTTSDQQLIWFAVYNVTQEIVSKHTGAVVFRDRDNRVLTLLSHADPIELQEEALRLAEEIHQVVTSILPAKVSIGIGDVAELGSNVSNAHQTALWALEYRFVIGPNSIIRLSDMVQRHRHEVFPIITWESELITKLKTGTKEEMEVWVTRLFAALRDQLYPGDVCHIYLQRLVLTLMHTLYEVNNNHVQSPQHAENPIQKIAKFSTLLDTEEWMRNLCVEALLEIKSMRQDYNLLQIAKAIAFFKANFNDPELSIKSVSSHISMSTSYFSMLFKQNKGKTFIEFVTHERMEKAKELLNLTSMKSYEIAYEVGYSDPHYFSGAFKKHTGDSPTDYRLKMTTEKA, from the coding sequence ATGTATAAGTTGTTGTTCGTAGATGACGAGGTCCTCGTAAGAGAAGCCATAAGATATCAAATGAACTGGGCGGAATATGGCTTCGAGTGCATAGGTGTCAGTCAGGACGGCATCGAGGCTTTAGAATTTGTTGAGAATAATAGACCCGACGTCGTGCTAACCGATATCGGCATGCCATTTATGGATGGATTAGAATTAACGAGAGAGCTAGCTGAGAGGTACCCCTCAATTAAAGTTATTATTTTAACAGGATATGACGATTTCGAATACGCACAGCAAGCGATCAAGCTGAATGCAGTTGATTATATTCTAAAGCCGGTTACACCTGAAGAAATAGGTGGAGTTCTAGGCAAGCTGAAGAGTGAACTCGACCTATCAATGAGAGAGAGACAAGATTATGAGCATTTGAAGCGTCATTTAACGGAAAGCTGGCCACTCTTAAGAGAACGGTTTTTAGAGCGGATGATGACGTCCCAAATGTCGGAAAAGGAGAAGGGCGAAGGCTGGGACTATTTCCAAATGAATTGGAAAGGCTCACATGTGGTAGAACTGGTCATGGTTGTGGAGGATTTTCTGTGGAGTCAACCAGTAACGACCTCTGACCAACAGCTCATCTGGTTTGCCGTCTATAATGTAACACAGGAAATCGTGAGCAAGCACACCGGGGCGGTTGTGTTTCGTGATCGAGACAACCGTGTATTAACGCTGTTATCCCATGCTGACCCTATCGAGTTACAAGAGGAAGCGTTACGTCTAGCTGAAGAAATTCACCAGGTCGTTACCTCGATCCTTCCAGCAAAGGTTTCAATCGGAATCGGAGATGTGGCCGAGCTGGGAAGCAACGTCTCGAACGCTCATCAAACCGCATTATGGGCGCTCGAATATCGTTTCGTCATTGGGCCGAATTCGATCATACGTTTATCCGATATGGTGCAACGGCACCGTCATGAAGTGTTTCCCATCATAACATGGGAGAGTGAATTGATTACAAAGCTGAAGACCGGAACGAAGGAAGAGATGGAGGTATGGGTTACCCGACTTTTTGCTGCTCTTCGCGATCAATTGTATCCTGGAGATGTTTGTCATATCTACCTTCAAAGGCTCGTTCTCACTCTCATGCACACGCTCTATGAAGTGAATAATAATCATGTACAATCTCCGCAGCATGCAGAAAATCCAATACAAAAAATCGCGAAATTTTCGACGCTGCTTGATACGGAGGAGTGGATGAGAAACCTTTGCGTAGAAGCCTTGTTGGAAATAAAGAGCATGAGGCAAGATTATAACCTGCTACAAATCGCTAAAGCTATCGCATTTTTTAAAGCAAATTTTAATGATCCGGAATTGTCTATTAAATCGGTAAGCAGTCATATATCGATGAGCACAAGCTACTTCAGTATGCTATTCAAGCAAAATAAAGGAAAAACCTTTATTGAATTTGTAACTCATGAGCGGATGGAGAAGGCCAAAGAGCTGCTAAATCTTACTTCGATGAAAAGCTATGAAATTGCTTACGAGGTTGGTTATAGTGATCCTCATTATTTCAGTGGAGCCTTCAAAAAGCATACAGGGGACTCTCCAACGGATTACCGTCTTAAAATGACAACAGAGAAAGCGTGA
- a CDS encoding sensor histidine kinase: protein MIRLNLFNRFRSFRTNIVLAFVLVILMTIFIMIVTSYYLSRGSVKANAQEYTLELVKQVNQNIKSYVNGMKYMSDLVANNRSVQQYLSTETFESLGEEKKQKETISNFLESMYMSRSDIASINVFGNDDRFISGRKDFELNPFMDIKSMKWYQDAITANGADVVSSSHVQPIIKGHYPWVVSLSRELISRDGTQKLGVFLVDLNFNVLSDMLKDIKLGVRGYVFIIDSEGKIVYHPQQQLIYSDLKTELIDKVLTNQSDSFTSKEGSNSRIYSIQDSDFGWKIVGVSYVNELVANQKNTLLSFILLGLICIVIAVMVSVFLTQRISQPIKILENHMKEVEKGNFDIHVPVSRTIELGRLARTFNIMVSKIKELMTQAIADQEQKRVSEIKALQAQINPHFLYNTLDSIIWMAQSNKVKEITIMTSALSKLFRSSISKGEELVPISTEVEHITNYLKIQQMRYSDKLDYLIEISDSLQDYLSIKLILQPIVENAIYHGIKKKRGSGWIKIRSEETESDILLIVEDNGIGMTNEKCKSCLYPTTKHTGSRGVGIRNVHERLQLYFGTQYGLSYTSEIGVGTVVTIRFPKVL, encoded by the coding sequence GTGATAAGGTTGAATCTATTTAATAGATTTCGAAGCTTTCGTACGAATATCGTGCTTGCTTTCGTTTTGGTTATACTGATGACGATTTTTATTATGATCGTGACCTCTTATTATTTGTCTAGAGGGTCAGTCAAGGCCAACGCGCAGGAGTATACGTTAGAGCTGGTCAAACAAGTTAATCAAAACATAAAATCATACGTCAACGGGATGAAATACATGTCGGATCTCGTGGCTAACAATCGCAGTGTTCAGCAGTATTTATCTACAGAAACCTTTGAAAGCTTGGGAGAAGAGAAGAAACAGAAGGAAACGATATCCAACTTTCTCGAGTCTATGTACATGTCGCGTTCAGACATTGCATCTATCAATGTTTTCGGCAATGATGATAGATTTATTTCGGGAAGAAAGGATTTCGAGCTAAATCCGTTTATGGATATAAAAAGCATGAAATGGTATCAGGATGCTATCACTGCAAATGGGGCAGATGTGGTATCCTCTTCGCATGTACAGCCCATCATTAAAGGACATTATCCATGGGTCGTATCGCTTAGCCGCGAACTCATCAGCCGTGATGGAACACAGAAGCTAGGCGTTTTCTTAGTCGACTTAAACTTCAATGTTTTGAGCGATATGCTGAAGGATATTAAATTAGGTGTCAGAGGATATGTGTTTATTATCGATAGTGAAGGGAAAATTGTCTATCACCCTCAGCAGCAGCTCATCTACAGTGATCTCAAAACAGAATTAATCGACAAAGTGCTCACCAACCAAAGTGACTCTTTTACGAGCAAAGAAGGCAGTAATAGCCGAATTTATTCTATACAGGACTCGGATTTTGGATGGAAAATTGTTGGCGTATCTTACGTGAACGAATTAGTCGCAAACCAGAAGAATACTCTCTTATCTTTTATCCTTTTGGGGCTTATATGTATAGTCATTGCAGTTATGGTTTCGGTATTTTTGACGCAGCGGATTAGTCAGCCCATTAAAATACTAGAAAATCATATGAAAGAAGTGGAGAAGGGCAATTTCGATATTCACGTGCCAGTATCGAGAACGATTGAACTCGGTAGGCTAGCAAGAACGTTTAATATAATGGTTAGTAAAATCAAAGAATTGATGACACAGGCAATTGCCGATCAGGAACAGAAACGGGTCAGTGAAATCAAAGCGTTGCAAGCACAAATCAATCCGCACTTTCTTTACAACACGCTTGACTCCATCATTTGGATGGCTCAAAGTAACAAAGTGAAAGAAATTACGATCATGACGTCAGCTCTGTCTAAGTTATTTCGTTCATCGATTAGTAAAGGTGAGGAACTAGTTCCAATCAGCACAGAAGTGGAGCACATTACTAACTATTTGAAAATTCAACAGATGCGTTATAGTGATAAGCTGGATTATTTAATTGAAATAAGTGACTCTCTACAGGATTACTTGTCGATAAAGCTAATTCTTCAGCCGATAGTCGAAAATGCGATTTATCATGGTATCAAGAAGAAGCGTGGCTCTGGCTGGATCAAGATTAGGTCGGAGGAAACGGAATCCGATATTTTACTAATCGTAGAAGACAACGGAATCGGCATGACTAATGAAAAATGTAAATCGTGCTTGTATCCCACGACGAAGCATACAGGCAGTCGCGGCGTAGGAATACGGAATGTACACGAGCGGCTTCAACTCTATTTCGGTACACAGTATGGACTTAGCTACACAAGTGAGATAGGAGTCGGGACCGTTGTTACGATTCGTTTTCCTAAGGTTCTGTAG
- a CDS encoding substrate-binding domain-containing protein has product MRWTFRRFIWILVAALMLVAIMSFWFTRNAKDDMIEIRVIIKSTDDSIEFWQVMKDGINIAAKEFGANVIVRGAKTESDIDEQIALVEEAIAEQPDAIILAANDYDRLVSVSEKVIKSGIKLFIVDSGIKADIAESTIATDNYKAGVKAGMEMRKQLGNRPAQVAIIKYVLASASVSDREDGVREVLGQDSNIEIFDTYYARGLEENAYEQMKLIMSEHPDVDGIICLNEMVSVGGGRAFRELNLKDKVVMIGFDSPIPVINLLEEDVIRATIVQKPFQMGYLSIKTAVDAIHGKKVPKTIDTGSVVITKQNMYEEKNQKLLFPFYGK; this is encoded by the coding sequence ATGCGGTGGACTTTCAGGCGCTTCATCTGGATATTAGTTGCGGCGCTGATGCTTGTGGCTATCATGAGCTTCTGGTTTACTCGGAACGCGAAGGATGACATGATAGAAATACGGGTCATCATCAAATCTACCGACGACTCTATCGAGTTCTGGCAAGTCATGAAGGACGGAATCAATATAGCGGCAAAAGAGTTCGGTGCTAACGTTATTGTAAGAGGCGCCAAAACAGAGTCAGACATCGATGAGCAAATCGCACTTGTTGAAGAAGCAATTGCAGAACAGCCGGACGCTATTATACTGGCTGCGAATGATTACGATCGGCTCGTTTCCGTATCGGAGAAGGTAATAAAGAGTGGAATCAAGCTATTTATTGTAGATTCGGGTATTAAAGCAGACATTGCAGAGAGCACGATCGCGACGGATAATTATAAGGCAGGAGTAAAAGCGGGAATGGAAATGAGAAAGCAGCTTGGAAACCGCCCCGCTCAAGTAGCGATTATTAAATACGTTCTTGCGTCAGCTTCTGTGAGCGATCGGGAGGACGGCGTGCGCGAGGTGCTTGGTCAAGACTCGAACATCGAAATATTCGATACCTACTACGCAAGAGGGCTTGAAGAGAATGCCTACGAACAGATGAAACTAATTATGAGTGAGCATCCTGATGTCGATGGTATCATCTGCCTGAACGAAATGGTGAGCGTAGGAGGAGGGCGAGCATTCCGGGAGTTGAACCTTAAGGATAAGGTTGTCATGATCGGATTTGACAGCCCAATTCCAGTAATCAATCTTCTGGAAGAAGATGTCATTAGGGCAACTATCGTTCAAAAGCCATTCCAGATGGGGTATTTGAGTATAAAAACAGCTGTCGATGCCATTCATGGGAAAAAGGTGCCGAAGACGATCGATACTGGCTCAGTCGTTATTACGAAACAAAACATGTACGAGGAAAAAAACCAAAAACTCTTGTTCCCATTTTACGGTAAGTAA
- a CDS encoding sugar ABC transporter ATP-binding protein codes for MREHVVVMKGIEKHFSGVHALNNCQFDLLPGEVHALVGENGAGKSTMMKILTGVYQKDGGEIILRGKSVQLPDTKASQKLGISMIHQELNLAPDLTVAQNIFIGREPRKAIRIFLDDKEMNKQAAVLLRQMNLDIEPTTLVSELTVAKQQMVEIVKAISYDSQVLIMDEPTAALSDSEIEELFTAITKLRSQGVGIVYISHRMDELERISDRITVMRDGSYIDTVMTEETTIDRIIALMVGREIYHSTSPVDHRKNVEVVLEAKEINRGRAIKDVSFQLRKGEILGIAGLVGSGRTEVARALFGADEIDTGEIFIHGKKVKITSPHHAVDHGLGYLSEDRKRYGCVLDMDVKSNVAVASYKNFSRFGWMSDSRIAHRAEKIVDSLKVKTPSISQQLRNLSGGNQQKVIIGKWLTKNCDILIFDEPTRGIDIGAKSEIYKLLDGLVHEGKSIIVISSELPEVLRVSHRILVMCEGRITGDIVNDGNVSQEMIMHYATQRFEAV; via the coding sequence ATGCGCGAGCATGTCGTTGTCATGAAGGGGATAGAAAAGCATTTTTCCGGCGTGCATGCCCTTAATAATTGTCAATTCGATCTGCTGCCTGGTGAAGTTCATGCACTTGTGGGTGAGAATGGAGCCGGCAAATCGACGATGATGAAGATTTTGACGGGAGTGTATCAGAAGGACGGGGGCGAGATTATTCTGCGAGGGAAATCCGTCCAGCTTCCAGATACGAAAGCATCCCAAAAATTAGGAATTAGTATGATTCATCAGGAATTGAACCTGGCTCCCGATCTAACGGTTGCACAAAATATTTTTATTGGTCGCGAACCCCGGAAAGCAATCCGGATATTTCTGGATGATAAAGAGATGAATAAGCAAGCTGCTGTTCTTCTACGGCAGATGAATCTGGACATTGAGCCCACAACGCTTGTGTCGGAGTTAACCGTAGCCAAACAACAGATGGTCGAAATTGTAAAAGCGATTTCTTATGATTCGCAGGTGCTCATTATGGATGAGCCAACGGCTGCGCTAAGTGATTCGGAAATCGAAGAGTTGTTTACGGCAATCACAAAGCTTCGTTCGCAAGGTGTAGGAATCGTTTATATCTCTCACCGAATGGATGAACTAGAGCGGATAAGTGATCGAATTACAGTTATGCGGGATGGCAGTTATATCGATACGGTTATGACGGAAGAAACAACGATTGATCGAATTATCGCCTTGATGGTCGGTAGAGAAATTTACCATTCCACTAGTCCAGTGGATCACCGAAAGAATGTGGAGGTTGTATTGGAAGCGAAAGAAATAAATCGTGGAAGAGCGATCAAGGATGTTAGCTTCCAGCTTCGAAAAGGTGAAATATTAGGCATTGCGGGCTTGGTGGGTTCGGGGCGAACGGAAGTGGCAAGGGCATTGTTTGGCGCAGATGAAATCGATACGGGTGAAATATTCATTCATGGTAAGAAGGTCAAAATCACTAGCCCTCATCACGCAGTAGACCATGGGCTCGGGTATTTATCAGAAGATCGTAAAAGATACGGTTGCGTGCTCGATATGGATGTGAAGTCCAACGTAGCAGTTGCATCATATAAAAATTTCTCCCGATTTGGATGGATGTCAGATTCCCGAATTGCTCATAGAGCCGAAAAAATCGTTGATAGCCTTAAAGTTAAAACACCAAGCATTAGTCAACAATTACGTAATCTATCAGGTGGAAATCAGCAGAAGGTGATCATCGGTAAATGGCTGACCAAAAATTGTGATATTTTGATTTTCGATGAACCGACACGTGGCATAGATATTGGAGCGAAAAGTGAGATCTATAAGCTTTTAGACGGATTAGTTCATGAGGGGAAATCAATAATTGTCATCAGCTCGGAGCTCCCAGAAGTACTAAGAGTCAGCCACCGCATTCTAGTCATGTGTGAAGGGCGCATTACCGGGGATATCGTCAATGATGGCAACGTCTCGCAAGAAATGATCATGCATTATGCAACGCAAAGATTCGAAGCCGTTTAA